The Agarilytica rhodophyticola genome has a window encoding:
- the metH gene encoding methionine synthase, whose product MAPNSDAQAALKKALSERILVLDGAMGTMIQGFKLGEADYRGERFSDHHQDLAGNNDLLSITRPDVIKHIHLEYLDAGSDIIETNTFNATRISQADYSLESIVYELNKASAEVAREAADSRSTPEKPRFVAGVLGPTSRTATISPDVNDPGARNVTYQELVENYIEAGRGLVDGGADILLIETIFDTLNAKAAVFAVFELFDSIGYELPIMISGTITDSSGRTLSGQTTEAFYNSLAHAHPLSIGLNCALGAKELTPYIAELSRVANAHVSAHPNAGLPNEFGEYDQTDEEMAAIIKSFAERGYLNIVGGCCGTSPAHIRAIAETVAPFPPREIPVVEPACRLSGLEPFNITEDSLFVNVGERCNVTGSARFKRLILEGDYSTALEVAAQQVEDGAQVIDINMDEGMLDAKNAIVTFLNLVASEPDISRVPIMVDSSKWDVIEAGLRCIQGKPIVNSISLKEGEEDFIEKAQLCKKYGAAIIVMAFDEEGQADTAARKKEICQRSYQILTQKVGFPAEDIIFDPNIFAVATGIEEHNNYAVDFIEATRWIKENLPHAGISGGVSNVSFSFRGNNPVREAIHSVFLFHAIKAGMNMGIVNAGQLAIYDELPQELRNKVEDVILNRSEDSTEALLDIAETFRGDGKTGSKKEDLAWRSESVESRIAHALVKGITSHIIEDTEEARQNLPRPLDVIEGPLMDGMNVVGDLFGAGKMFLPQVVKSARVMKQAVSYLQPFIEEEKDGDSQSNGKILMATVKGDVHDIGKNIVGVVLGCNNFEIVDLGVMVPCEKILQTAIEEKCDIIGLSGLITPSLDEMVFVAKEMERQGINIPLLIGGATTSKAHTAVKIDPQFNLNQAIYVADASRAVGVATSLLSEEYDNFVGAAKDEYEVIRQRRANKTSKRTALPYPQAIEHKRRIDWSDYVAPTPQFLGKKVLHQYPLENLIEYIDWTPFFISWDLAGKYPKILQDEVVGEAATNLFNDAQTLLKDIIDNKRLEAKAVFGFWKAQTVNNDDIALFDKNNQPLATCHHIRQQISKNGKDIYPSLADFIVPQELDKDDYMGGFVVTAGIGAEELAQSYEEKQDDYSAIMVKALADRLAEAFAEHLHERVRREFWGYDSEETLVNEDLIKERYRGIRPAPGYPACPDHTEKDTLFKLLDASEEIGVKLTEHYAMYPAAAVSGWYFAHPESQYFNTGKIGKDQVESLANRKGIPLQQMERWLQSNLDYEY is encoded by the coding sequence ATGGCCCCTAATTCAGATGCTCAAGCTGCACTCAAAAAAGCATTGTCAGAACGTATTTTAGTATTGGATGGGGCAATGGGTACCATGATCCAAGGTTTCAAGCTTGGGGAAGCAGATTATCGTGGAGAGCGATTTTCCGATCATCACCAAGATCTCGCCGGTAATAATGATCTACTGTCAATTACGCGGCCAGATGTCATTAAACATATCCACCTTGAATACCTGGACGCAGGCTCGGATATTATTGAAACCAACACTTTTAACGCAACACGCATCTCTCAAGCAGATTATTCGCTTGAGTCCATTGTTTACGAGCTGAACAAAGCTTCTGCCGAGGTCGCACGTGAAGCTGCCGATAGCCGCTCGACACCGGAAAAACCCCGCTTTGTCGCCGGCGTCCTTGGACCGACGAGCAGAACCGCCACCATCTCGCCCGATGTTAATGATCCAGGTGCTCGTAATGTTACTTACCAAGAACTAGTGGAGAATTATATTGAAGCTGGTCGCGGTCTGGTTGATGGAGGTGCAGACATATTATTGATCGAAACTATTTTCGATACGCTCAATGCCAAAGCGGCGGTCTTTGCTGTGTTCGAATTGTTCGACAGTATTGGCTACGAGCTACCCATTATGATTTCCGGCACTATTACCGATAGCTCCGGTAGGACTCTATCAGGACAGACAACAGAAGCTTTTTACAATTCTCTAGCACACGCCCATCCCCTGTCCATAGGCTTAAACTGTGCGTTAGGGGCAAAAGAGTTAACGCCTTATATTGCCGAATTATCCCGAGTTGCCAATGCGCATGTTTCTGCTCACCCCAATGCCGGCCTACCCAACGAGTTCGGAGAATATGACCAAACAGATGAAGAAATGGCCGCTATTATCAAGTCCTTCGCAGAGCGAGGCTATTTAAATATTGTCGGTGGTTGTTGCGGCACATCGCCAGCACATATTCGCGCCATCGCCGAAACGGTTGCCCCCTTCCCTCCAAGAGAAATACCAGTAGTAGAACCTGCCTGCCGCTTATCTGGACTCGAGCCTTTTAACATCACCGAAGATTCGCTTTTTGTTAACGTGGGTGAGCGTTGTAACGTTACCGGTTCTGCGCGTTTTAAACGTCTTATTCTTGAAGGGGATTACAGCACCGCCCTTGAAGTTGCCGCTCAGCAAGTGGAAGATGGTGCACAGGTTATCGACATTAACATGGACGAAGGCATGCTGGACGCAAAAAATGCCATCGTTACATTTTTAAATTTAGTCGCCAGTGAGCCCGATATTTCACGCGTCCCTATCATGGTAGACAGCTCCAAATGGGACGTTATTGAAGCAGGGCTGCGCTGCATTCAGGGCAAACCTATTGTTAACTCTATTAGCTTAAAAGAAGGCGAAGAAGACTTTATAGAAAAAGCACAGCTGTGTAAAAAGTATGGTGCCGCCATTATCGTGATGGCATTTGACGAAGAAGGCCAAGCGGACACTGCCGCTCGAAAAAAAGAAATCTGTCAACGCTCCTATCAAATACTTACCCAGAAGGTGGGTTTCCCCGCTGAAGACATTATCTTTGACCCGAACATATTTGCCGTCGCGACGGGAATAGAAGAGCATAATAATTATGCCGTAGACTTTATTGAAGCCACCCGTTGGATAAAAGAAAATCTACCTCATGCAGGTATATCTGGCGGTGTTAGTAATGTGTCCTTCTCTTTTCGTGGCAATAACCCGGTGCGTGAAGCTATTCATTCTGTGTTTCTTTTTCACGCTATCAAGGCAGGCATGAATATGGGTATCGTCAATGCCGGACAACTGGCTATCTATGACGAACTTCCCCAAGAACTGCGTAATAAAGTGGAAGATGTCATCCTCAATCGCTCAGAAGACAGTACCGAAGCTTTACTAGACATTGCAGAAACCTTTCGTGGTGATGGTAAAACTGGCAGCAAAAAAGAAGACCTCGCTTGGCGCTCAGAAAGTGTGGAAAGTCGTATCGCTCATGCCCTTGTCAAAGGTATTACCAGCCATATTATTGAGGATACTGAAGAAGCAAGACAAAACTTGCCTCGGCCTTTGGATGTTATTGAAGGGCCATTGATGGATGGCATGAATGTGGTGGGAGATTTATTTGGTGCCGGCAAGATGTTTTTGCCGCAGGTGGTAAAATCCGCGCGCGTAATGAAACAAGCAGTCTCCTATCTACAACCATTTATTGAAGAAGAAAAAGATGGCGACAGCCAGTCTAACGGCAAAATTCTTATGGCCACGGTAAAGGGAGACGTGCATGACATCGGTAAGAATATTGTCGGTGTGGTTCTAGGTTGTAATAATTTTGAAATTGTCGATCTGGGCGTGATGGTACCCTGCGAAAAAATATTGCAAACCGCCATTGAAGAAAAATGCGATATCATTGGCCTATCAGGCTTAATCACGCCGTCACTGGATGAAATGGTGTTTGTCGCCAAAGAAATGGAGCGACAAGGTATTAATATTCCATTGCTTATTGGCGGTGCTACCACCTCAAAAGCACATACAGCCGTCAAGATCGATCCTCAATTTAATCTCAATCAAGCGATTTATGTTGCCGATGCTTCCCGTGCTGTAGGTGTAGCCACCAGCTTGCTTTCTGAGGAATACGACAACTTTGTCGGTGCTGCCAAAGACGAATATGAAGTGATTAGACAGCGCCGAGCGAATAAGACTTCCAAACGCACAGCCTTGCCCTATCCGCAGGCCATTGAACATAAGCGTCGAATCGATTGGAGTGATTATGTGGCGCCAACACCTCAATTTCTTGGTAAAAAGGTCTTGCACCAATACCCTCTTGAAAATCTCATAGAGTATATTGATTGGACTCCTTTCTTTATCAGTTGGGATCTTGCTGGGAAATATCCCAAAATTCTGCAGGACGAAGTGGTGGGTGAAGCTGCAACGAATCTATTCAATGATGCGCAAACCCTGCTAAAAGACATAATTGATAACAAACGCTTAGAAGCAAAGGCCGTTTTCGGCTTTTGGAAGGCACAAACAGTTAATAATGATGACATTGCCTTATTTGACAAAAATAACCAGCCTTTGGCCACTTGTCATCATATTCGCCAACAGATATCAAAAAATGGCAAAGACATATACCCTTCATTAGCGGACTTTATCGTTCCACAAGAACTCGATAAAGATGACTATATGGGAGGTTTTGTAGTGACCGCTGGTATTGGTGCTGAGGAGCTTGCTCAATCTTATGAAGAAAAGCAAGACGATTACTCTGCCATCATGGTAAAAGCACTAGCAGATCGTTTGGCAGAAGCTTTTGCCGAACATTTGCACGAGCGTGTGCGCAGAGAATTCTGGGGATACGACAGTGAAGAAACCCTCGTCAATGAAGACTTAATCAAAGAACGTTACCGCGGCATACGCCCAGCACCAGGCTACCCCGCATGCCCGGATCATACTGAAAAAGACACCTTATTTAAGTTGCTCGATGCCAGTGAAGAAATTGGTGTTAAGCTAACAGAACATTATGCAATGTATCCTGCCGCCGCAGTATCTGGCTGGTACTTTGCCCACCCAGAAAGCCAATATTTTAACACGGGAAAAATTGGCAAGGATCAAGTAGAATCCCTCGCTAATAGAAAAGGAATACCACTTCAACAAATGGAGCGTTGGTTGCAGTCAAACTTGGATTACGAGTATTAA
- the nfuA gene encoding Fe-S biogenesis protein NfuA, with amino-acid sequence MLNVTITESAQGYLRELLEKQDVEDIGIRMFVANPGTPQAETCIAYSRPGEHEESDTVLALDGFNAYFEERSIPYLDEAKVDYSPDKMGGQLTIRAPNSKMPKISDDSSIEDKVNYILYNDINPGLASHGGNVSLVEITDDMHAVLRFGGGCQGCSAVDMTLKQGVEKTLREKLPEILGVRDMTDHSDRSGAYY; translated from the coding sequence ATGTTAAATGTAACGATCACTGAATCAGCCCAGGGTTATTTGCGAGAATTATTGGAAAAACAAGATGTCGAAGATATTGGCATTCGAATGTTTGTCGCAAATCCCGGTACTCCTCAAGCTGAGACATGTATTGCTTATTCTCGTCCAGGTGAGCATGAAGAATCAGACACTGTACTTGCCCTAGATGGTTTCAATGCTTACTTTGAAGAGAGAAGCATCCCTTATCTTGATGAAGCAAAAGTAGATTACTCCCCGGATAAAATGGGAGGGCAGCTCACCATTCGCGCACCAAATTCAAAAATGCCAAAGATCTCCGACGATAGCTCTATCGAAGACAAGGTTAACTACATTCTCTACAACGATATTAATCCAGGCTTAGCTTCACATGGCGGTAATGTTAGTTTAGTTGAAATTACTGATGATATGCATGCAGTTTTGCGTTTTGGCGGCGGTTGCCAAGGCTGTAGTGCAGTTGATATGACACTTAAACAAGGCGTTGAGAAAACCTTACGAGAAAAATTGCCAGAAATTCTTGGTGTAAGGGATATGACTGATCACAGTGATCGCTCGGGTGCCTACTACTAG
- a CDS encoding DUF1565 domain-containing protein: MPLSLGSSAKALYVSPKGNDNAAGTINAPYKTIGKAANVADAGDIVFIREGTYEETLRPARSGKASEPIIFQSYQNEKVIITAMQALNGWTVDSGPVYKTSVDWDLGQENFVMHRATALDLARWPNNTDGDPFTLNSKRSTGGSPANVGQGA; this comes from the coding sequence TTGCCGCTTTCTCTGGGATCCTCAGCGAAGGCTTTATATGTCTCGCCAAAGGGAAATGATAATGCTGCGGGAACTATTAATGCACCTTATAAAACGATTGGTAAGGCAGCAAATGTTGCAGATGCAGGGGATATTGTTTTTATTCGTGAAGGTACATATGAAGAAACACTTAGGCCAGCCCGTTCAGGTAAAGCTTCAGAACCTATTATTTTTCAATCATATCAAAATGAAAAAGTTATCATTACCGCCATGCAGGCACTCAATGGTTGGACTGTAGACTCAGGCCCTGTTTATAAGACATCCGTTGACTGGGATTTAGGCCAAGAGAACTTTGTGATGCACAGAGCAACAGCTCTGGACTTAGCTCGCTGGCCAAACAATACAGATGGCGATCCATTTACTCTTAATTCCAAACGCAGCACCGGTGGAAGCCCAGCCAATGTCGGCCAAGGTGCCTAA
- a CDS encoding 3-deoxy-7-phosphoheptulonate synthase — translation MAKVDNLNVVSQEILVTPQQLKDELPISDIASQVVTEGRNSVRNILDRKDERLIVVIGPCSIHDTKAAIDYAKRLKALADKVGDTLYIVMRVYFEKPRTTVGWKGLINDPYLNDSFKIQEGLHVGRKLLLDIAEIGLPCATEALDPISPQYLQDLICWSAIGARTTESQTHREMASGLSSAVGFKNGTDGGLTVAINALQSVSNPHRFLGINSDGSVAIIHTRGNPYGHVVLRGGNGRPNYDSVSVAMCEKELEKHAITPNIMIDCSHANSNKNHELQTLVLENVVNQILEGNRSIIGIMMESNIGAGNQKIPSDLNDLEYGVSITDACIDWQTTEEALLNTAEKLRSALKSRIK, via the coding sequence ATGGCAAAAGTAGACAATCTTAATGTAGTATCACAAGAAATCCTTGTGACCCCACAACAACTTAAAGATGAGTTGCCAATTAGCGATATAGCATCGCAAGTGGTAACGGAAGGCCGCAATAGCGTGCGCAATATTCTCGATCGCAAAGATGAGCGACTAATTGTTGTTATAGGCCCCTGTTCTATACACGATACCAAGGCTGCAATTGACTATGCGAAACGATTGAAAGCCCTAGCAGATAAAGTCGGCGATACCCTCTACATTGTAATGCGTGTTTATTTCGAAAAGCCTCGTACGACTGTAGGCTGGAAAGGATTAATTAATGATCCCTATCTTAACGACTCTTTTAAAATACAAGAGGGTCTTCATGTAGGGAGAAAATTACTACTCGATATTGCTGAAATTGGACTACCTTGTGCTACCGAGGCACTCGATCCTATTTCTCCCCAATACCTACAAGATTTGATCTGTTGGTCTGCTATTGGAGCAAGAACAACAGAATCGCAAACACATAGAGAAATGGCTAGTGGTCTGTCTTCAGCTGTAGGATTTAAAAATGGTACCGATGGAGGTTTAACCGTAGCGATTAACGCACTGCAATCTGTATCTAACCCCCACCGCTTTTTAGGAATCAATAGCGATGGTTCAGTGGCTATTATCCACACTCGTGGTAACCCTTATGGCCATGTAGTTTTACGTGGCGGTAATGGTCGTCCAAACTATGACTCAGTGAGCGTCGCTATGTGCGAAAAAGAGTTGGAAAAGCATGCTATTACACCCAATATTATGATTGATTGTAGTCATGCGAATTCCAATAAAAACCATGAACTGCAGACGCTAGTACTGGAAAATGTTGTCAACCAAATACTCGAAGGCAACCGTTCTATTATCGGCATAATGATGGAAAGCAACATCGGAGCAGGTAACCAGAAAATTCCAAGTGATCTCAACGATCTTGAATATGGCGTTTCAATCACAGATGCTTGTATTGACTGGCAAACAACCGAAGAGGCACTTTTAAATACTGCTGAGAAACTCAGATCAGCACTTAAATCCAGAATAAAATAA
- a CDS encoding acyl-CoA thioesterase, whose protein sequence is MDSPLESILSLEQLDSNLFRSQEHCENFRKTLFGGQVLGQALMAAYNTQDGELPNSLHAYFLRAGSSEIPVIYDVEKVRDGRSFNSRRAVARQFGRPIFNMSTSFHKEEKGYEHQLPLPDNIPHPEEIIARQKKTAELSEEHKNSVTPFHLVAVDEDVFSTKVIDPPVGYFWMKAMKPLPDSPIVHYCALAFASDLGLLATALLPHEATVFTKNMVSASIDHAMWFHSRNFRADEWLLCKTFSPWAGNARGFTQGSIFNMKGELVASTAQEGLIREI, encoded by the coding sequence ATGGATTCACCTCTAGAAAGTATATTGTCTCTAGAACAGCTCGACAGCAATCTCTTTCGCAGCCAAGAACACTGTGAAAACTTCCGCAAGACCTTGTTCGGGGGCCAAGTCCTGGGACAGGCGCTGATGGCGGCATACAATACTCAGGATGGGGAACTTCCAAACTCATTACACGCCTACTTTTTGCGTGCAGGCAGCAGTGAGATCCCTGTTATTTACGACGTCGAGAAAGTTAGAGATGGCCGCAGCTTTAACAGCCGTCGTGCTGTTGCCAGACAGTTTGGCAGGCCAATATTTAATATGTCCACGTCGTTTCACAAGGAAGAAAAAGGCTATGAGCACCAACTGCCATTGCCAGACAATATTCCTCACCCTGAGGAAATTATAGCTCGGCAAAAGAAAACTGCAGAGCTATCGGAAGAACATAAAAACTCTGTGACACCCTTTCATTTAGTTGCTGTAGACGAAGATGTCTTTTCGACAAAAGTCATTGATCCCCCAGTAGGCTACTTCTGGATGAAAGCCATGAAACCCCTGCCTGACTCACCTATTGTGCATTACTGCGCACTGGCCTTTGCTTCGGATCTAGGTTTGCTTGCAACAGCCTTGCTTCCTCATGAAGCGACTGTGTTTACAAAGAATATGGTGAGCGCCAGTATCGACCATGCTATGTGGTTTCACAGTAGAAATTTTCGGGCCGACGAATGGCTGCTATGCAAGACTTTCAGTCCGTGGGCAGGCAATGCTCGGGGCTTTACCCAAGGGTCTATTTTTAATATGAAAGGAGAACTTGTAGCATCGACAGCTCAGGAAGGTCTTATTCGCGAAATATAG
- a CDS encoding DUF4823 domain-containing protein, which produces MRILAICFVALVTTWLVSGCTAAYVAEVSHNVLKDIRLASNYRVERNAQWSINSQTAVFLAKPVDVLQQDRHRNLLTLYKSLHFSLQQTFPGYQTHQSSLSLTQAFNHALNHDSELLFWPQLVVSENNLNSVQEMIEGKSIHSDAKYGPDVVVFQVLIYDVKTRNLIDIGTVFSRAKLFAANESLPVDLIHKATIHYLKVITGRNVG; this is translated from the coding sequence ATGCGCATACTAGCCATTTGCTTTGTCGCTTTAGTCACCACTTGGTTGGTTAGCGGATGTACTGCTGCTTACGTGGCTGAAGTGTCGCACAATGTATTGAAAGATATTCGCCTTGCTTCAAACTATCGGGTTGAACGAAATGCCCAGTGGTCGATTAATTCTCAAACTGCGGTATTTTTAGCCAAGCCTGTTGATGTGTTACAGCAAGATAGACACCGTAATCTGTTAACTCTTTATAAGTCATTGCATTTTTCTCTGCAACAAACATTTCCTGGCTACCAAACTCATCAAAGCTCACTTTCGTTAACGCAAGCCTTTAATCATGCATTGAATCATGACAGTGAGCTTTTGTTCTGGCCTCAGTTGGTGGTATCCGAAAATAACTTGAATAGCGTACAAGAAATGATAGAAGGCAAATCTATTCATTCTGATGCCAAATATGGACCCGATGTCGTCGTATTTCAAGTACTTATTTACGATGTTAAGACCCGAAACCTAATTGATATCGGTACAGTATTTAGTCGTGCAAAACTGTTTGCGGCGAATGAATCGCTACCTGTAGATCTTATTCATAAGGCAACGATTCACTATTTAAAGGTGATCACTGGTAGGAATGTAGGGTAG
- a CDS encoding electron transfer flavoprotein-ubiquinone oxidoreductase, with protein MEYDVVVVGAGPAGLSAACRLKQLNEDINVCVVEKGSEVGAHILSGAVFEPKALYELFPDWKKMGAPLHTPVSGDNIYYFTSAEKGIKVPGLFAPKTMHNHGNYIVSLGNVCRWLAEQAENLGVEIFPGFTAADLVWNEDGSVKGIVTGDMGVGEDGEQKDSYMPGMELHAKYTLFAEGCRGHIGKKLIEHFALDKGKEPQHYGIGIKELWKVPADKHQQGLVVHSAGWPLSESGSAGGGFLYHLEDNQVAVGVITDLSYSNPHVSPFDEFQRYKHHPKISQYLEGGERISYGARALTKGGMQSQPKMHFPGGLLIGDDAGTLNFAKIKGSHTAMKSGMIAAEVVAQALSEEKQHSDLDSYAKEYVKSWVFTELRTQRNFGPAQHKWGNLVGSAYAFIDINIFDGTLPWTLKDPKPDYQAMKPANECKKIDYPKPDGKLSFDKLSSVYLSNTNHEEDQPCHLQLKDSAIPISHNLKVFDEPAQRYCPAGVYEVVENDNNEKVFQINGQNCVHCKTCDIKDPSQNITWVTPEGGGGPNYPNM; from the coding sequence ATGGAGTATGACGTTGTTGTCGTCGGTGCCGGCCCCGCCGGTCTGAGTGCGGCATGTCGACTAAAGCAGCTCAATGAAGATATCAATGTATGTGTCGTTGAGAAGGGTTCCGAGGTGGGTGCCCATATATTATCTGGTGCTGTGTTTGAACCTAAAGCCCTTTACGAGTTATTTCCTGACTGGAAAAAAATGGGAGCACCGCTTCATACTCCGGTTAGCGGCGATAATATTTATTATTTCACCAGCGCTGAAAAAGGCATAAAAGTTCCAGGGCTATTTGCTCCCAAAACCATGCATAACCACGGTAATTATATTGTCAGTCTTGGCAATGTATGTCGCTGGCTGGCCGAGCAAGCAGAAAATTTAGGGGTAGAAATTTTCCCAGGCTTTACCGCTGCTGATTTAGTGTGGAATGAAGATGGCAGTGTTAAAGGCATTGTTACTGGCGATATGGGCGTGGGTGAAGATGGCGAGCAAAAAGATAGCTATATGCCGGGTATGGAGCTCCATGCGAAATATACTTTATTTGCCGAAGGTTGCCGCGGCCATATTGGTAAAAAGCTTATCGAGCATTTCGCATTAGATAAGGGCAAAGAACCGCAACATTACGGCATTGGCATTAAAGAGCTTTGGAAAGTCCCTGCAGACAAACATCAACAGGGTTTAGTGGTGCATTCAGCTGGCTGGCCCCTGTCTGAATCGGGAAGCGCCGGTGGTGGTTTCCTGTATCATTTGGAGGACAACCAAGTCGCTGTTGGTGTGATTACAGATCTATCCTATAGCAACCCCCATGTGAGCCCTTTCGACGAGTTCCAACGTTATAAACATCACCCTAAAATTAGTCAGTATTTAGAGGGAGGCGAACGCATTTCCTATGGTGCACGGGCACTGACAAAAGGCGGCATGCAATCGCAACCCAAGATGCATTTTCCTGGCGGGCTGCTTATTGGTGATGATGCAGGAACGCTAAATTTCGCTAAAATTAAGGGCTCTCATACCGCAATGAAATCGGGTATGATCGCAGCCGAAGTAGTAGCACAAGCTTTATCTGAAGAAAAACAGCACAGCGACTTAGACAGTTACGCCAAAGAATATGTGAAGTCTTGGGTATTTACCGAATTGCGCACACAACGAAATTTTGGCCCAGCTCAACATAAGTGGGGAAATTTAGTAGGCTCGGCGTATGCGTTCATCGATATCAATATTTTTGATGGTACGCTGCCGTGGACATTGAAAGATCCAAAACCCGATTATCAGGCGATGAAACCTGCTAACGAATGTAAAAAAATTGACTATCCTAAACCTGATGGCAAGCTTAGTTTTGACAAATTGAGTTCGGTATATTTATCAAATACCAATCACGAGGAAGATCAGCCCTGCCATTTGCAGCTGAAAGACAGCGCCATCCCTATTTCTCATAATTTAAAAGTATTTGATGAGCCTGCTCAACGGTACTGCCCTGCGGGTGTGTATGAAGTTGTTGAGAATGACAACAATGAAAAGGTTTTTCAGATTAATGGGCAAAATTGCGTACACTGCAAAACATGCGATATTAAAGATCCGTCACAAAACATAACCTGGGTAACCCCTGAAGGCGGTGGAGGCCCCAATTACCCTAATATGTAA
- a CDS encoding electron transfer flavoprotein subunit beta/FixA family protein — translation MKVLVPVKRVVDYNVKVRPNADGSDVDLANAKMSMNPFCEIAVEEAVRLKESGKVSEVVVVSIGTAKSQEQIRAAMAIGADRGILVQTDENLEPLAIAKCLKAIYEKESPELVILGKQSIDGDNNQTGQMFAALTGLGQATFASKVELDEGKVAVTREIDGGLQTLELGLPAVITTDLRLNEPRYASLPNIMKAKKKPMETLSLDVVGVDGAARVKVLSVSPPPERQGGIKVASVEELVEKLKSEAKVIS, via the coding sequence ATGAAAGTTCTCGTGCCGGTAAAACGAGTAGTTGATTACAACGTAAAAGTTAGACCAAATGCTGATGGCAGCGATGTCGATTTGGCTAATGCAAAAATGTCGATGAATCCTTTTTGCGAAATCGCAGTAGAAGAAGCTGTGCGTTTAAAAGAGAGCGGCAAAGTGAGTGAAGTGGTGGTGGTGTCCATTGGAACTGCTAAATCACAAGAGCAGATACGTGCGGCGATGGCTATTGGTGCTGACCGCGGTATATTGGTACAAACCGATGAAAACTTAGAGCCTTTGGCGATCGCTAAGTGTTTGAAGGCTATTTATGAAAAAGAGTCGCCAGAACTTGTGATTTTAGGCAAGCAGTCAATCGATGGTGACAACAACCAAACAGGTCAAATGTTTGCAGCGCTAACAGGGTTAGGCCAAGCGACTTTTGCGTCAAAGGTTGAGCTTGATGAAGGCAAAGTGGCTGTTACCAGAGAAATTGATGGTGGTTTGCAAACTCTTGAATTAGGTTTGCCCGCGGTGATAACTACCGATCTGCGCTTAAACGAACCACGCTATGCATCTCTCCCTAATATTATGAAAGCTAAGAAGAAGCCAATGGAAACGCTAAGCTTAGATGTTGTGGGTGTTGATGGCGCTGCGCGAGTGAAAGTACTCAGTGTATCACCGCCACCAGAAAGGCAGGGCGGTATTAAGGTCGCGTCGGTGGAAGAGTTGGTTGAAAAATTGAAGAGCGAAGCAAAGGTGATTTCATGA
- a CDS encoding electron transfer flavoprotein subunit alpha/FixB family protein, with protein MSVLVIAEHDNKSLKDATLNTVAAAAKFNSDIVVLIAGKDCGEAAEAAAKISGVSKVLVADNESYEHQLAENTAALVGEIGNQYSHILAPATTTGKNTVPRAAALLDVQPISDVIAVESDDTFLRPIYAGNVIAKVQSSDAIKVMTVRGTAFDPAETSAQACAVESLDAAHALGLSSFVKEELAESDRPELTAANIVISGGRGLQNGDNFEMLYKLADKLGAAVGASRAAVDAGFVPNDMQVGQTGKIVAPDLYIAVGISGAIQHLAGMKDSKVIVAINKDEDAPIFQVADYGLVADLFEAVPALDNLLG; from the coding sequence ATGAGTGTACTTGTCATAGCTGAACATGATAACAAATCGCTTAAAGATGCAACGCTTAACACTGTTGCAGCTGCAGCTAAATTTAATAGTGATATTGTTGTTTTAATCGCAGGTAAAGACTGTGGTGAAGCTGCTGAGGCGGCAGCAAAAATCTCGGGAGTTAGTAAAGTATTGGTTGCTGATAACGAAAGTTATGAGCATCAATTAGCTGAAAATACTGCTGCTCTTGTCGGTGAAATTGGCAATCAGTACAGCCATATTTTGGCACCTGCAACAACAACGGGGAAAAATACTGTTCCTCGTGCGGCAGCACTGTTGGATGTACAACCTATCTCTGATGTTATCGCTGTAGAAAGTGACGATACATTCTTGCGCCCTATCTACGCAGGTAATGTTATCGCTAAAGTCCAATCCAGTGATGCTATTAAGGTGATGACGGTTCGTGGCACGGCATTTGATCCAGCAGAAACTTCAGCGCAAGCCTGTGCAGTAGAATCATTAGATGCGGCACATGCGCTTGGCCTTTCGAGCTTTGTTAAAGAAGAACTTGCCGAATCTGATCGTCCAGAGCTAACCGCTGCCAACATCGTTATTTCCGGTGGTCGGGGTTTGCAAAATGGTGACAACTTTGAAATGTTGTACAAACTCGCAGATAAGTTAGGTGCGGCAGTGGGAGCTTCTCGTGCTGCTGTCGATGCGGGCTTTGTGCCGAACGATATGCAGGTTGGCCAAACGGGTAAAATCGTTGCCCCTGATCTATATATCGCCGTTGGTATATCTGGTGCTATTCAACATTTGGCTGGCATGAAAGATTCAAAAGTAATTGTTGCTATCAATAAAGATGAAGATGCGCCTATCTTTCAAGTTGCTGATTATGGTTTAGTCGCAGATTTGTTCGAAGCTGTACCTGCGTTAGATAATTTGCTTGGATAA